From the Purpureocillium takamizusanense chromosome 6, complete sequence genome, one window contains:
- a CDS encoding uncharacterized protein (TransMembrane:1 (n3-14c23/24o285-307i)~antiSMASH:Cluster_6.2~SECRETED:SignalP(1-23~SECRETED:cutsite=AGA-QL~SECRETED:prob=0.6562)~EggNog:ENOG503P34V), which yields MRTTAATQSLLLLLPGLAGLAGAQLALRDGHGGGDGDGDGGKARYGAVPLTPEGMMPRFVADRVLPQLARRDGNCGAGFHNCLDVGFAGSCCENTHYCYVNKQSQPRCCPIGSNCVSDSNCSSDRFQCTSTATVAVTVTVTATASSTNTNTDAAVVTVFTTASAQVGCCGRACPQTSQYLCPKDLGGACCSFGFDCRSGGQCVETKKPSGPSSGTLTPVVDGCTTSQFKCPDGAGCCDEWMHCTRVDDKPYCAPGNPTNTNVRLVGDAGSGDSASDSRLSGGAKAGIGVGVAVAGGLALGAAAWWFCVRRRRRRGADAAAAAGASRKDEQPDDADADAGVYAGSNVPRDAAHRPIGIGEMSETTASQAPRPTDDYFGPVPGPYTDASDAGRSTASPSRPQHAPENRAVPVEIDSSTATPAPPAPATPTPSTQHLSAHPFPHPDTTDGRFELYGCEAPPPVQPSPSLRTTTTTPGTPASERPRKADR from the exons cagcaacgcaatcattgctgctgctgctgcccgggctggccggcctggcGGGCGCACAGCTTGCGCTTCGtgatggccatggtggtggcgatggtgatggcgacggcggcaaggcgcggtacggcgccgtgccgctcACCCCCGAGGGCATGATGccgcgcttcgtcgccgaccgagtgctgccgcagctcgcccgccgcgacggcaatTGCGGCGCCGGGTTTCACAACT gcctcgacgtcggcttcgccggcagctgctgcgaaAACACACACTACTGCTACGTCAACAAGCAGAGCcagccgcgctgctgccccatCGGCTCCAACTGCGTCTCCGACTCCAACTGCAGCAGCGACCGCTTCCAGtgcacgtcgacggccaccgtcgccgtcaccgtcaccgtcaccgccacggcgagcagcacaAACACAaacaccgacgccgccgtggtcaCCGTCttcaccaccgcctcggcgcaggTCGGttgctgcggccgcgcctGTCCGCAGACGAGCCAATACCTCTGCCCCAAGgacctgggcggcgcgtgcTGCTCCTTCGGCTTCGACTGCCGCTCCGGCGGGCAGTGCGTCGAGACCAAGAAGCCCAGCGGGCCCTCATCGGGCACCCTGAcacccgtcgtcgacggctgcACCACCTCGCAGTTCAAGtgccccgacggcgccggctgctgcgacgAGTGGATGCACTGcacccgcgtcgacgacaagccCTACTGCGCCCCCGGCAACCCGACCAATACCAACGTGCGCCTCGTGGGCGATGCCGGCAGCGGTGATTCCGCCTCGGACTCGCGCCTCTCGGGCGGCGCAAAGGCTGGCatcggcgtgggcgtcgccgtcgcgggcggcctggctctcggcgccgccgcctggtggTTCTGCGTCCGACgccggagacggcgcggcgccgatgctgctgccgccgccggcgcgtcgcgcaaggacgagcagccggacgacgccgatgccgacgccggggTCTATGCCGGGAGCAACGTGCCCCGGGACGCCGCCCACCGTcccatcggcatcggcgaaatgtccgagacgacggcgtcgcaggcCCCGCGCCCCACCGACGACTACTTCGGCCCCGTCCCCGGGCCCTACACCGACGCctccgacgccggccgctcaACGGCGTCCCCCTCGCGTCCGCAGCATGCCCCCGAGAACAGGGCCGTACCCGTCGAGATcgactcgtcgacggccacgcccgCACCACCGGCCCCGGCCACGCCAACACCATCGACCCAGCACCTGTCAGCGCATCCGTTCCCGCACCCGGACACGACGGACGGCCGCTTCGAGCTCTATGGttgcgaggcgccgccgccggtgcagCCGTCGCCCTCACTACGCACGACTACCACGACGCCGGGAACGCCCGCCAGCGAAAGGCCTCGAAAAGCCGACAGATAA
- a CDS encoding uncharacterized protein (COG:S~antiSMASH:Cluster_6.2~EggNog:ENOG503NY41): MEALLSLAFDNLSSYDGPKVRKGLRQVEGLLAQICLSPDHKSERQRQRSSAANDTANSTFGGGGNSVVESPKQQQQSPRKDLAQLSHDPAFREFFKLQEGFEWNVAMRLIGTLDRLMAKGSDGQNDLLILSALDLIQGVLLLHPPSKSLFAREQNMNLLLDLLEPFNCPAIQSATLLTLVVALIDAPTNTRTFEALDGLLTVTSLFKSRSTPREVKLKLVEFLYCYLMPETPSIPRAPGNHRDSVPAMLQRSPSKLAGAFAAATGGGSGTRRRRAGSGDTMSAATLSTEEKQGLLSRHLSSVEDLVKDLRTCAPFGGVVC; encoded by the exons ATGGAggccctcctctccctcgcctTCGACAACCTCTCGTCCTACGACGGGCCCAAGGTCCGCAAGGGCCTGCGCCAGGTCGAAGGCCTCCTCGCACAAATATGCCTCTCCCCGGACCACAAGTcggagcgccagcgccagcgcagcTCAGCGGCCAACGACACCGCCAACAGCacctttggcggcggtggcaatagcgtcgtcgagtcgcccaagcagcaacagcaatCGCCGCGCAAGGACTTGGCCCAGCTGTCGCACGACCCGGCCTTTCGCGAGTTCTTCAAGCTGCAGGAGGGCTTCGAGTGGAACGTGGCTATGCGCCTGATCGGCACCCTCGACCGCCTCATGGCCAAGGGCAGCGACGGCCAAAACGACCTGCTCATCCTGAGCGCCCTCGACCTCATCcagggcgtgctgctgctgcacccgcCGAGCAAGTCGCTCTTTGCCCGCGAGCAGAATATGAAT ctcctcctcgacctcctcgagccGTTCAACTGCCCTGCAATCCAGTCCGCCACGCTCCtcaccctcgtcgtcgccctcatcgacgcGCCGACCAACACGCGCACcttcgaggccctcgacggtcTGCTCACCGTCACGTCGCTCTTCAagtcgcgctcgacgccccgCGAGGTCAAgctcaagctcgtcgagtTCCTCTACTGCTACCTGATGCCCGAGACGCCGTCCATCCCCCGCGCCCCCGGCAACCACCGCGACTCGGTGCCCGCCATGCTGCAGCGCAGTCCCAGCAAGCTGGCCGGCGCGttcgctgccgccaccggtggcggcagcggcaccaggcgcaggcgcgcgggcagcggcgataccatgtcggccgccacgctgTCGACGGAGGAGAAGCAGGGTTTGCTGAGCCGGCATCTGAGCAGCGTGGAGGACCTGGTTAAGGACCTGCGGACCTGCGCCCCGTTTGGCGGCGTAGTGTGCTAG
- the BTS1_2 gene encoding geranylgeranyl pyrophosphate synthetase (COG:H~antiSMASH:Cluster_6.2~EggNog:ENOG503NVHG~SMCOG1182:Polyprenyl synthetase) gives MSSPPRTAVATSSPSSPQGTPGNNTAALTSPNAIPPRTSSTGLHHQHINRASLNAVQQSHAGNTAAAGFAHPTSLAPSVLVPVSEAAWIGQRGNKPHHHGPPGTDWRSPALCLSPGLDTMRPQSDSSAAASPYQGPGAAERYASDDLNFTPRRCWTQQKEAVIRAPFDYALSHPGKSFRAQLVAAFNAMLDVPPSSLEVITRVIGMLHEASLLIDDVQDSSELRRGFPVAHNIFGVPQTINSANYMCYVGLQELQRLENPRAVSIFAEELVNLHRGQGMDLYWRDTLTCPTEDDYLEMVGNKTGGLFRLGIKLMQAESSADVDCVPLVNLVGLIYQIRDDYLNLASEEYTENKGMCEDLTEGKFSFPVIHSIRSAPANMQLLNILKQKTSDIQIKRYAVSYMEGTGSFAYTRAVIATLIQRARRLVVQMDAGQGKSAGILKILDKMEIIY, from the coding sequence atgtcctcgccgcctcgcaccGCAGTCGCTacctcgtctccctcctctccccaAGGCACTCCCGGTAATAATACTGCTGCTCTGACGTCGCCCAACGCGATCCCCCCGAGGACCTCTAGCACCGGCCTCCACCATCAGCACATCAACCGCGCCAGTCTCAACGCCGTCCAGCAGAGCCACGCCGgcaacaccgccgccgccggcttcgccCATCCCACCTCGCTGGCGCCGTCAGTCCTCGTTCCCGTCTCCGAGGCCGCCTGGATTGGCCAGCGAGGCAACAagccgcaccaccacggccctCCCGGCACCGACTGGcggtcgcccgccctctGCTTGAGTCCCGGCTTGGACACCATGCGGCCTCAATCTgactcgtcggccgccgcatccCCCTACCAGGGCCCCGGTGCAGCCGAACGCTATGCCTCGGATGACCTCAACTTCACCCCCCGCCGCTGTTGGACCCAGCAGAAGGAGGCCGTCATCCGGGCCCCCTTTGACTACGCCCTCAGCCACCCCGGAAAGAGCTTCCGGgctcagctcgtcgccgccttcaacGCCATGCTCGACGTGCCCCCGTCCAGCCTCGAGGTCATCACCCGCGTCATCGGCATGCTCCACGAGGCGTCGCttctcatcgacgacgtccagGACTCGTcggagctgcggcgcggctTTCCCGTCGCCCACAACATCTTTGGCGTGCCCCAGACCATCAACTCGGCAAACTATATGTGCTACGTTGGCCTCCAGgagctccagcgcctcgaaAACCCGCGTGCCGTCTCCATCttcgccgaggagctcgtcaATCTCCACCGCGGACAGGGCATGGACCTGTACTGGCGTGACACCCTCACCTGCCCCACCGAGGATGACTACCTCGAGATGGTGGGCAacaagacgggcgggctCTTCCGCCTCGGCATCAAGCTCATGCAGGCCGAGTCgtccgccgacgtcgactgcGTCCCGctcgtcaacctcgtcggcctcatctACCAGATCCGCGACGACTACCTCAACCTCGCCTCCGAGGAGTACACGGAGAACAAGGGCATGTGCGAGGACCTGACCGAGGGCAAGTTCTCCTTCCCCGTCATCCACAGCATCCGctccgcgcccgccaacaTGCAGCTCCTCAACATCCTCAAGCAGAAGACGTCGGACATCCAGATCAAGCGCTACGCCGTCTCCTACATGGAGGGCACCGGCAGCTTCGCCTACACgcgcgccgtcatcgccacccTCATCCAGCGCGCCCGCAGGCTCGTGGTCCAGATGGATGCCGGGCAGGGCAAGAGCGCCGGCATCTTGAAGATTTTGGACAAGATGGAGATTATCTATTAA